The Imtechella halotolerans DNA window AAGTATTGAATCTACAAAATGTAGGATTTCATGTTTCATCAATTGTAAAAGAGGGTACACAGCTACTAGAAGTTGTTACTTTCGGTCTTCCTAATGAGTATAATGAAACCTTTGATCTGGAAAATCAAGTAGTATTTGATGCAGAAGTGGAGGATTTGAATTCTGATGGTTCACCAGAACTTGTAGTTTATACCAAGGAAAATAATGTACTTCAGAAGGGACATATCTATGCATTTTCTGTGAATAATATGAAATCCATGAGTCAAGTGTATTTTCCGATAACTCAAGACAATTCAGCCGTTAATCACGGCTACAATGGTCATGATGAGTTCACACTTGTGGAAACCAACCTTGTTCAACGTTTTCCGATTTTCAAGGAAAACATTCAAACAGGTAAAATGCGACAAGTTATATATAAGCTTCAAAACGGAGCTGATATGAGACGATTTGTGGTGGTTAAAGCAGAAGAGTATGATAAATAGGGGAGATTAAATCCTTATATTAGGACTTATATTCGTTTAAACAAACGTAATGAATACAAGAGCTTTGTTCAAATACTATACAGATAGTACTGTTTTTAATTTCTTCTTTTGTGTACTGATAGCCCTTTTGTTGGTGTCTTTTGGAGTGTCATTATGTTTTCGACCTTGGGAATTCTAATTGGTTACCTAGGCTATGAAACCTTTAGAAGAAATGAATATTATGCATATTATAATCTTGGATTTACAAAAAAATCACTTCTTCTAAAAGTGTGTATAATCAATATGGTATTGGCTTGTATCGGTTTGTTAGTGTTTCAAATTTTCAACTAAATGGATACACTCTTGCTTACGAATATCCATAAATCTTTTGACAAAAGAATTCTATTACAAAATGTTGAATTTGAGTGTAAGGTTGGGCAAATTATAGGTGTTTTAGGTCGCAATGGATGTGGCAAATCCACGCTATTAAAGATGATTTTTGGAACCGAAAAGGCAGATACAATAGGTATTAAAATAAATTCAAAGGTATACACTCCTAAAGAAATTATCCCTTCCAGAAGAATTGGCTATCTGCCCCAAGTCACATTTTTACCAAAAGATATAATGGTAAGAGATATTATTTCAGTGTTTTTTCCAAACGGTGAATTACAGGACCTCATTTTTTATGCACCAAAGGTTTCCAGTTTTGAAACCACTAAAGTGGGTAACCTTTCTTTAGGACAATTACGCTATTTAGAACTCCTATTAATGGGAAATCTTCCCCATACTTTTCTTTTGCTGGATGAACCATTTTCAATGATTGAGCCTCTTTATAAGGAGGTGATAAAAGAATTCCTTATAGAGCTTAAGAATTCAAAAGGGATCATATTGACAGATCATTACTATAATGATGTACTTGAAATTACTACTAAAAACTATGTGATTACAGATGCTCAAATAGTCCCAATTCTTGATAAAGCGGACTTGGTTTTTTATGATTATTTGAGGTCATATGAATAAAACTTAATTTGCTATGTGTATTTTAGTTGTGTTGAAATTCCTTAAGTAGTCGTATTAATTATATGAAGTTGACTTTTTTTAAAGTATCAGGTATCACGATTTTATCGTTATTGATGTTAGCTAGTAATAGCCCGAAACCAGATGTAGATACAAGACCTAATGTTATTCTATTCTATTTGGATGATAGTGGATATGGGGATTTTGCACATAATGGGAACCCTACCATTAAAACTCCGAACATTACCAAACTTAAGGAAAGCGGTGTGAATTTTACCCAGTTTTATGTTACTTCTCCAGCCTGTACAGCGTCCCGCTATTCTTTGTTAACTGGACGTTATCCCGGGCGTTCTGGCTTGGGATCTTGGGTAATAGGACCTAATGATAAGAAGTATATGCATCCCAAGGAAATAACACTGGCTGAGGGGCTTAAATCAGTAGGGTATAAAACAGCTTTGTTTGGGAAATGGCACCTTGGGTCCCCAAATGAAAAAAATCAGTTTTCTAAAGAGACACTTCCTTTAGCTCATGGTTTTGATCAGTGGATAGGAACCAATGTATCTCATGATTATGATAGTGCCATGCTTATTAAAAGTAATCCACTCGGTAATACACCAATAGCAGGCTATGAAATATTAGAAAAGGATTTGCCATCTAATATCAAAGCTTCTGAATCCCTAACTGGTCTTTGCGCGAAAGCGACTATGGATTTCATAAGGGACAATAAAAGGAATCCATTCTTTGCCTACGTGGCCTTTAATATGCCACATTTGGGACTATTTGTGAGTGACGATTTTAAGGGTCGTTCTCGTCATGGTATATTAGGAGATGTCATGGAGGAACTGGATGCTGCTGTGGGAGCCATTATGAATACGTTGGAAGAAGTCGGTGTGAAAGAAAATACGATTGTCATTTTTGCCTCCGATAATGGGCCTTGGATAAAATTTAGCAATCAATCGGAGACTAAATACGGTGATACCCGATTACAGGTTGGGTATGCAACACCTTTTAGAGACGGGAAAGGGTCCACCTGGGAGGGAGGGCATCGCGTACCTGGGATTATTAGCTGGCCTGCTAAAATAAAAGGAAACCGAAATGAGCAAACACCAGTAAGTACACTGGATATAGTTCCTACTATCTTTAAAATTGCCGGTGTTCCATTGCCCACCAATAGAACTATTGATGGGAGGGATATTACGCCCCTTCTAATGCCAAGGCCTAATAGCGATACATTGGAAGAATTTAATTTCTTATATTCCTATATGGATAATAAGCCTTCTGCCATTAGACAAGGAGCTTGGAAACTTCATGTACGTATCGGTTCTCAAACGGAAAATGATTATGGTTTTACCGCATCACGGGAAACCCCATTATTGTTTCAGGTGGAGCATGATCTAGGAGAACGTATTAATGTGGCCGCTACTTATTCTGAAAAGGTTCGTCAAATGATGGCTGACTTAGAACGATTTGAAGTTCAACTCAAAAAGGAAGGTACTTTCTGGGATACAGAAAATTAGCATTTCCTATAGACCAAAGATGCAATGAACTTTAAATGACCTCCAAAAAGAGTAGTGTTTTTTGGAGGTCATTTTTATTCTACTAGTTCAACTATGAAATACGATATAGCTGTTGTTCTAATTCTTGTAATTTTTTCTTATTTCTGTCTCTATCCGATTGAAAATAGCCATCGGAAAGTAAGAGTTTATAATAGTAGGCGATAGCACTGCTAAGATTTTCTTTAAACAAATTCCATTTCTTGATTTGTTGGTCTGTTATATCATGAGTTTGCTTCATTTGATCTTTTAAGTAAAGAATATATAACTCCAGTTCTTTTAAATACATATTGGGTCTAGAAGGAGCTATGGGTATGGAATTTTCGCCATAGATATGTTGTACCATTTCAGAGAGCTTTACCTCTTCTTGGAAATACGCCATATTTGGTCCCGGACATACCACCACTCCTTGCTGCTGCCCTTTAATAGGGATTCCTAACTCTATATGGGAAGCATTAGCCAGTCCTACACAAAGGCATGATTTATCTGTAATTTCCTTATAAGCCTTGGTATAGGCTTGCGTTGTTAACTGCTCTTTTTTTGATTCTAATTCTTCTATTTTTTTGTCTTGGTATTTTTTTGAAGCCGTGCAACTCCCTTCCTTTTTGTATTCTTTACTGAGTGCTAGGTATTTCTTTGGACAGGAACTACCGGCTCTACCTTCTTTAATTCTGGTATTTTTATAAAAATCATTAGTGGTCCCCCTAAGGGTATTGAAAGGGACTCCTAAAGGTGAAATAGCACTTAGGTATAAATCCTTTTCTGTTGCTCCTGCTATAAGTGCTCTAGTAGCCTTATCAACAGAGGTAGCCTCTGGCACCAACAGAAATGGAGATCCCCAACCAACGGCATCTACCTTATAATAATCTAACAAAAAATGATGTTCTTGGGCCGTACCAACACCTCCTTGAACGGTTACTCTTACAACTGGTATTTGTTCAGGAATGGTTTTATTTTTCACTTCTAACGCCTTTTTAAGAAGAGAATATGAGGTATCAATTAGGGTTTCCTTTTTAGTCTTAAACTCTTCAAGTATGGGACCAAGTAGCATTCCATCGGTTGCAAAAGCATGACCCCCACAATTTAAGCCTGATTCAATTCGGTATTCGGATACCCAAAGTCCCTTTTTAGCTAAAAAGTTCCCTTGTATCATTGCGGATCGGAAATCACTGACCTTTACTATAATTTTCTTTTTAAATTGCCCTTTAACATCCGGATAAAAGTCTTCAAAAGTCTCCATATAACTGTACAATCGTGGATTCATTCCAGCCGAGAATACTACTGAGGAACGAGTGGTACTATTAGCAAATCCTCTTAAGGCAGCATGGGCATCATTGTAGATTACAGGTAGTTGCTCTCCATTAGAAAAATTGTCCTTATCAATTTTAGTCATGATATTTACATCAATGCTTCCGGGATTTAAATACTCATCTAGTAATGATGTGAGTTCTTGAAGGTTTAATTTGTTGATTTTGAATAGTTCACTTAATTTTATTTTAAGTTCTGATTGAGAGGGTAGAAGATGCATAAATTGCTCTAAGGAACTTCTCTTTTCAATAAGTTCAGATTTGAACTTTAAAAATTTTTCAGAGACTACTTTATCCAATAGATTCAAATAGTTTGTAATCCGTTTGGCTCTAAAATCTTCTACTTTTTGGGTGATTTCTTTGTAAGGTTGTTTAAATTTTTCTGAATAGAAAGCATTCATTCTTTCAATTAAATCGTCATCCATAATGGAAATTACGGAGTCAATTCCATAGTGTGCCACTCGCAAAGGACTGTCTATTGTAAAGGCCAGTCCCATAACTGGGATATGGAAGGTGTGTAGGGGTTTAGTATATGTCATGTTGTAAATAGTATCAAAATAGATAATCCCATAAGGGTTCCGAATAGTAGAATTGAAAATTTCCAGAAAGTATGTGCCTTTTTTAATTCCATAAATTGGAAGGCTACTAACCAAAACTTAACGATAGCAGTTAGTATAACGGCAACAATGAGTACTTTATTGGATGCTATTATGGCAGTAAGAGTGGTTAGTACTAAAAGAATGAGATAGCTTATAGTTGTTTGATTTCGCATTTTTAAAATAATAAGTATAATATTGGAAAAAGTAGTAACCATATTAAATCGCACATGTGCCAGAAAGCTGCCCCAGCCTCTAAATCTTCAAAATTGTAATTCACCCTTTTTCTTTGTATACCTTTACGAAGGAATAGCAGTATGACCAGACCTACCAGTACATGAATCCAATGAAACCCTGTGAGTAACCAGTAGAACATGAAAAATGAATTGTAATCCATGGTAAGTCCAGCCTCAATTTTGTCATAGTATTCTATCGCTTTTAGAATTATAAATCCAAATCCTGTAAGTATTGAAAAATTGATGAATTTTAGGGTTAGCTGGGTGTTTTTTCTTTTGAATGCCGTGATGCTCTGGGCCATAAAATAACCACTGGTCAATAATAACAAAGTATTGATAGTGGCTAGTGTTTTATTTAAATGCGCAGCACTTTCACTAAAGAGCGCTCGCTGCTGAACGCCATAGTACGCCAAGGCTATTATTGCCATTCCAAAGGTTAGTAATTCCAGGTAAATAACTATCCAGATGAGTAGTCCTCCAGGTGGATAAAAAAAGGATCTTTCCGTTTGCTTTAGTTCCATTCTAATAATCTTCGTTCTCCTTCTATATTTTTAATATCGGTAATGTCTTGTGACATTTCAACGACTCCTTTGTATTTTCTGTCTGCATCACGCACGGCAAAATAACGTATGTATATAAGTCTTCCTTTATAGGTTATCCAGAAAGATGCCTCGTCCTTTTTACCGCTTTTAAAAGTCTCCAATATCTGTAGTACGGTATCCACACTTTTTGGAGGGTGGCAAAAGCGAACTTCACGACCTATGATACCCGCACTTCGAGGAAACACTCGTTCCTCCCCACGATTGTAAAAAATGACTTTGTCATGTTCATCCACAAAAGTAAGATCAATGGGTAGGGTCTTAAAGAGTAAGTTCACCTGCTCAATACTCATATAACCCTGATCATATAATTGAGCTCCTTCAGAAAATGAAACATCGCTTCTTAGCTGTGTATCCATAGAAGGATGAATGTATTCCTGGGTGTTTGGATAGGGTAAAGGGGGTGAATTTAACATCCATCCAATTTCTTCTTCTCCCTTTCGCATCTGTATCCAATCTTCATTGGATAGTATTTCCATCGCATTGGGAAAAAGTACACTTTCTTCTACATTCAATAGGCGATGTATATTTTGCTTTAATAGCTCCAAGTTTTGCAGTGTGGATGTGTAATCTCCCTCTTCCACGTTTTTTCTAACGATCCTGAGCATCTCTCGCAGTGTATCATGAAAGGACCACATGTTTCTAGAGGGGCCAGTCCAACCCTTTTCTTCTAAAAAGGGAAAGAGTTGATTTTCTTTGCGTTCAAATCGCCTTTCTATGGTGCCTAGTTGATTGAAAATATTATAGAATTTCTGATATTCCTTTGCAGGATCAGTGGCACTTATTTCTTCTAAAAGCTGATGAATGAACTCGGTTTCTTTTAGATATGTATGTATAGGATGCCCATGTTGTAATTCAGGCTGTATGGTATTTTTCATTGGCTTATTGATATTTTATTCGTTTGTATAGTTTTACAAGGGATTGTACTAATTCTTCGGGTGACGTTAGGATTTGATAGTGATTTTGACCAAACATCTGTGGCAAATAATATTTAGCCTGGGCTTCTATAGCCAGCGCATAGGAGTTTATTTTGCGCTGGTTTAATTCACGCAAGGCTTGTTTTATGTCTTGTATTCCATGTTGACCTTCGTATCTATCATAATCATTTGGCTTACCATCTGAGAGTAGAATGATCCATTTGTTTTTAGCTTCCGTCTGATCAAGTCTAGCCCCTGCATGACGAAGGGCCGGTCCAATTCGAGTATAGCCATTTGGTTCAGCCGTTCCAATTCTGGATTTTGCTGTGTTCCAATGATGAGTAAAATCCTTGAAAGTGGTATAGGTGGTAAAGTTTCTGGTTTTTGAATAAAAACCATCTATGGCGAATTGTATATCAAACTCATGAAATAGTTCCCCGAATAATATGGAAACTTCCTTTTCGACATCTATTACTCTGTTTCCTCCGGCATAGCTATCACTGGATAAGCTGTTGTCTAGTAAGAGTAAAATGGCAATGTCCTTATTTTTTTTGCGCTTAGAAAGGTAGATACGTTCATCAGGAGATTTTCCAGAATGTAGATCAGCAT harbors:
- a CDS encoding cytochrome c oxidase subunit 3; translated protein: MELKQTERSFFYPPGGLLIWIVIYLELLTFGMAIIALAYYGVQQRALFSESAAHLNKTLATINTLLLLTSGYFMAQSITAFKRKNTQLTLKFINFSILTGFGFIILKAIEYYDKIEAGLTMDYNSFFMFYWLLTGFHWIHVLVGLVILLFLRKGIQRKRVNYNFEDLEAGAAFWHMCDLIWLLLFPILYLLF
- a CDS encoding ATP-binding cassette domain-containing protein, with the protein product MDTLLLTNIHKSFDKRILLQNVEFECKVGQIIGVLGRNGCGKSTLLKMIFGTEKADTIGIKINSKVYTPKEIIPSRRIGYLPQVTFLPKDIMVRDIISVFFPNGELQDLIFYAPKVSSFETTKVGNLSLGQLRYLELLLMGNLPHTFLLLDEPFSMIEPLYKEVIKEFLIELKNSKGIILTDHYYNDVLEITTKNYVITDAQIVPILDKADLVFYDYLRSYE
- a CDS encoding sulfatase family protein, yielding MKLTFFKVSGITILSLLMLASNSPKPDVDTRPNVILFYLDDSGYGDFAHNGNPTIKTPNITKLKESGVNFTQFYVTSPACTASRYSLLTGRYPGRSGLGSWVIGPNDKKYMHPKEITLAEGLKSVGYKTALFGKWHLGSPNEKNQFSKETLPLAHGFDQWIGTNVSHDYDSAMLIKSNPLGNTPIAGYEILEKDLPSNIKASESLTGLCAKATMDFIRDNKRNPFFAYVAFNMPHLGLFVSDDFKGRSRHGILGDVMEELDAAVGAIMNTLEEVGVKENTIVIFASDNGPWIKFSNQSETKYGDTRLQVGYATPFRDGKGSTWEGGHRVPGIISWPAKIKGNRNEQTPVSTLDIVPTIFKIAGVPLPTNRTIDGRDITPLLMPRPNSDTLEEFNFLYSYMDNKPSAIRQGAWKLHVRIGSQTENDYGFTASRETPLLFQVEHDLGERINVAATYSEKVRQMMADLERFEVQLKKEGTFWDTEN
- a CDS encoding cytochrome C oxidase subunit IV family protein → MRNQTTISYLILLVLTTLTAIIASNKVLIVAVILTAIVKFWLVAFQFMELKKAHTFWKFSILLFGTLMGLSILILFTT
- a CDS encoding DUF438 domain-containing protein; translated protein: MKNTIQPELQHGHPIHTYLKETEFIHQLLEEISATDPAKEYQKFYNIFNQLGTIERRFERKENQLFPFLEEKGWTGPSRNMWSFHDTLREMLRIVRKNVEEGDYTSTLQNLELLKQNIHRLLNVEESVLFPNAMEILSNEDWIQMRKGEEEIGWMLNSPPLPYPNTQEYIHPSMDTQLRSDVSFSEGAQLYDQGYMSIEQVNLLFKTLPIDLTFVDEHDKVIFYNRGEERVFPRSAGIIGREVRFCHPPKSVDTVLQILETFKSGKKDEASFWITYKGRLIYIRYFAVRDADRKYKGVVEMSQDITDIKNIEGERRLLEWN